Genomic DNA from Vagococcus luciliae:
ACTGATTTTTCATGACCTTTTTCCATTTCATCATTAATTTTAGCTAGTGTTTCATCAAGATTGCATAATACATCAGAAATCTTATTAATAGCTTTTTCTTCTTTTTTAGCAAAATCTGTCATTTGTTATCACTCCTGTTTGATTATTTTTGTAATTCTAAAGGTAATTTAACATCATAAGTGTGTTCCACTTTATCACTGTCATCACCTTTTTTGTGTCCATCAAAAGTTAATTTGATTTCTTTGACTTGGTCAGCTTGATCTAATTTATCGAAAGTGAAGTAAACATGGCCGTCTTTTTGTTTATCTTTAGCAAAAATATCTTCCCAGTAATCTCTGAAATGTTTACCTGTAATTTCTGTGCCATCCTTTAATACTAAGACAGCGTCACTTGGATGAATGCTAACATCTTCTTTTCCATCATTTTTCAAAGTGAAGTCCATAGACATTAAACCTTTGTATTCATTGTTTTCTTTATCTTTGTATTTATCTACTTCGACAATTTTCACTTTATCGATTTTAAAATCGACATTTTCCCAGCTTTTATCTTGCCAATCAGTATCATATTTTGCTTCTAGTTTTACTTTAGGATCATTGTCCCCTTTAATGATTTCTTTAAATGAACCATCATCTTTTAAGCTAACACTTTCGACATCAACTTTTTCACCATCTTTTAATGTTTCAGTTGTAGATGATACTGTACCTGCTTCAACGGTTCCTTTTACTTCTTCTTTAGAACCGCATCCACCTAATAGTAATAATAATGTTGCTCCGACAGTGACACTTAATAATGCTGTTTTTTTCATAATTGTTCCTCCTGAATTTAACTAATGTCTAATAAGAATTAGTTATTTAATTAATTTACAATATATATTATATTTTTTAATTTTATCTAATTTATGAATAATATTTTCTGTTTTTTAGATACATTATGAAATACAATTTCACAATTTATTCATTATCTAATTAATGCTCAGGTTTCACCGTTGTTTTAACCGGTTCCTTATGACATAAAATTCTTGCTTGACTTAATTCTTTTATCGCTGCATTAAAATCCTTTGCAAAAGCGTTTGCCATATTTTGACCCATATCTGCACGACACACAAATCGTTGAACAATCGTGTCTTGCATATCCTTAGGAAATGGATAAGATGGAACTTGCCATCCTCTCATTTGTAAACGATCAGACAAGTCATACAGTGACCATTCTACATTAGCATCCTCTTTTAACGTGAAACAAACGATTGGTAAATTTTCTCCTGTATTAAACATTTTAAAAAGTCCAGTTTCTTCAACGGTTTTAGCTAAAGACATGGCTACTTTTTTTGTTCGCTCGTGGATTTCTTTGTATCCATTAAACCCAAAGCGGTAAAAATTATAATATTGCCCAATAATTTGGCTAGCACTTCTAGAAAAATTAATCGCCATTGTTGGCATAACACTACCTAAATAACTCACTTCAAAAACCAATTCTTTTGGTAGATACTCTTCGTCTTTCCATAACACCCATCCAACACCAGGATAAACTAAGCCGTATTTATGACCAGATGAATTGATAGAAACCACATTTTTCAATCTAAAATCCCACAATAAATCTGGTTCGATAAATGGTACAAATAAACCACCGCTTGCTGCATCCACGTGAATCACTAAGTCTTGATTGTGTGTTTGATTGTATTCTTCAACCAGCTCATCTAATTTTTTAATATCGTCAAATTTTCCAGTATAAGTAATACCTAAAATACCGACAATCCCAATCGTATACTCATCAACATAGTCCATGACAGTATCTGTGTTGATACTTAAATGCTCACTATCAACTGGGACTTCACGCATTTCAATATCCCAATATACACAGAATTTTTCCCAACATACTTGATAAGCTGATGAAATAACTAAGTTTGGTCGTTTTGCATTGATATCTAATCCATTTTTCTTAGCACGATCTCGCCATCTAAATTTCATCGCCATCCCACCGAGCATACAAGCTTCACTTGAGCCAACAGTTGAAGTCCCCATCACACGATCTCGGTTTGGTGCATGCCATAAATCAGCAATCATTTTCACGCATTTTTGTTCCATAGCTGCCGTTTGGGGATACTCAGATTTATCAATAGCATTTTTTTCCATTGTTTCTGCCATAATAGCCGTCACTTCTGGTTCCATATAAGTTTGACAAAATGTCGCCAAATTTTGTCGAGCATTTCCTTCATTGATTAATTCATCTTTTATTAATCGATAAGCAATAGATGGATTGATTGGATCCATTCTCATTTTATCTAACATTACTGCTTCTTCTGATGCATTTGATCCAAAGATTGGTACAACTGATTGATTTTTTTCGCTAGTCATAACTAGACCTCCTAATTTTCATTCATATATATGTAAACGAGATAACAATCTCATTTAGGCAATAATTATTTTTCTAATGCTTGTAATTTTTGATTATCATTTAAAGCAGAGATATTTTCTAAATGTTTTCTTTGTAAGTAATCCATTGAAAATCTTAAAAGTATCACAAAGAAGATAAAGATACATAATAAGGTGATAATACTTCTATTAAACATTGGTGCGCCAATCCCTCTTGAGATGGCTTCTCTAAATCCGTAAATGGAATAGGTCATTGGTAAATAAGGATGGATGGCATTAAAGAAACTATTCTGTAATGGTAATGGGAATGTTCCTCCAGCTCCTCCAAGTTGTAACACCAATAAAATCATCGCAACAAATCGACCTGGATTATCAAATGTCATCGCTAAAAACATAATCAAGAACATGTAACTCCATGCCGTTACAATTCCCACTAGATAAAGTTTGCCAACTTGATCGACGGGTAATTTTAATAACAACATGATAGTCGCTTCGATAATTGCCATAATCGTTGATACGACAAATCCCATCGCGACTTTACTTAACCACCAATCGCGACTGGATTGACCTTCCATTGAAACACGTCTGATTGGGAAGATAAAGTTGAATACAATACAGCCAACAAATAACGCAAGTGACATAATGTATGGTGCTAATGCTTGACCATAATTTTTTACTTTACTGTATTCAATATTTTTTAATCCTGTTGGTGCTGCGAACATTTTGACGTTTTTATTATTAAATTTCAAACGACTAACTAATTTATCTGCTTGTGTTAAAGCACTTGCCATTGTTGTTGCGCCAACTCTTAGTTGATTGGCTCCACTCATTAATTTCGGTGTGTTATCGGTTAATTTTGTGAGTCCTTGGCTTAATTCATTGGCTCCACCATCTAAACGTGTAACGCCTGATATTAATTCTGGCATTTTACCTGACATCGTGTTTAATCCATTTGTTAAGGCATCACTTCCAGCTGACAAACGATTAATACCATTTAACGCAACAGGTGCTTCATTCACTAGGTTATCCACTTGAGATAATCCTGTTTCTAATTCATGCAATACATTTTGAGTGTTGGCTAAATTAACATTGTTACCAAAGCTTTCTAATAAATCAGTGGTTCCTGCTTTTATATTTGAAATGGATTCTTTCATTTCTCCTGTATTTTCTGACAATCCCTTAGCTAATTGACTCATCATTGTTGCTTGTTGTGATAATGATTTTGCTTGCTGACTTGCACCATTTAGTCCTGTTTGAACTTGACTAACGATACCATCAATGTCAGCTGAAGAACTTTTAATATCTGTCACTAATTGTGTTGAGAAGCTAGTAACTTGCTGTGATAGTTGTGCAATCAACTCTTGTTTAATATCATCACTTATTCGGCTATTTTGTTGAATGATACCTTCTAATACTTGTTCAAATTGTTGTGTGTCCTGAGAGACTGTCTGATTGATTTTTCCAATCACTTGGCTAAACCCTGATAATTGATTACTTAATCCAACTAAATCAGCTGATAAGGCAGTTGATACACTAGAAACTTCACTCAACTCTTTTGAATCATTTAAAACTGATTCAACTTGTTGATTAATCTTTTCAATATCTTGTTTTAACAAATTAGCTGAAGATCCTGATAAACTGGCTTCCACATTTCTTAAACTGGCTTCTAACTCTTTTGTACCATTTAGTAAATCTGTCACACCACTTCCAACTTCATTTAATTTCCCTGAGAGTGGTTGAAGTTTGTCATTGACTTCGTTTAGTCCATTAGATAATTGTGTCGCACCATTTTGTAATTCCGTTACCCCGTGTTTTAACGGAGAAACATTAGACGCTAACTCATTTACACCATTTGCTAATGTATTTGAGCCATTAGCTGCAGTAGACACACCATTCGTATATTCACCCAAACCGTTATCAAGTTTTTTACTGCCTATTGCAAGTTCTTTTGAGCCATTCGTCAATTTTATCAAATCTTGTTTACCCTTTTGACCAAGTGCTAAAGCTGTTTTAACATAAGCTGCGGTCACACTTTCTCGCACTTTCGCTTCCAACTCTTTCGCGCCAATTTGTGCCATATCCAATCCAATATAATTTAGCGAACCATTTGTTGTGTACTGAATTTCCATTTGATTAGGAGAAGGATTTAAAAGACTCGTCGCATTTTTTGAAAAATCTTTTGGAATCGTGACAATCATGTAATATTTCAAGTCCTTCATGCCATCCATTGCTTGCTTTGCATCAACAAATTCCCATTTAAGTTGTTTGTTATGTTTCAATTCATCAATGACACTCTTCCCAACATCAACTTTTTGGCCTAACATCTCAACTGGTTGATCTTCATTTACCACGGCAACAGGTAAATGGCTCGAACGGTTATATGGATCCCAAACAGATTTATCAAATACACTCGAATATAATATCGGAATAAAACAGATAGCTATCACAGAAATTAATAGTATTTTATTATGAAATAACTGTTTAAATTCCTGTTTAATCATTTGCACGTTAATCACTTTCTTTCTTTATTAGTTAAATTAATTGAATGTTTTTTGCCATATATGTGATAGAACACAAATGGTAACAATACGGTTATAACAGAACTAAAAGCTAATGTTATTAAGTAGGTTTTCGCTTCATTTGCTTTTAATTCACTTGGCGCAATAAAGGAAGAAACTAATGCTAATAAAGACATTCCCATACCCAAACTTGCTAACAACGCTTTTACTTTTCTTCCTCCTGGTACTTCATAAGCTCTTTTTAATCCTTGATTTGATTTCTTAAAAATTAAAACGAAATACCCAATAAAAAATAATAAATAGCCACATAAATAAATCACGACTGTCAATGAAATGGCTGTTAAAAATGACACAGCATTTCCTCCACCACCAAAAGTTAAAACGGCAGCCCAAATGGTAACAATCACTCCTTGAATGATTAATAGTGTTGTTGGTACCCCATTTTTATTTATTTTTTGACAATTTTTTGGTAGTAGTCCTTGATCGGCAACATAACGCAGGCCTTCTGTTGGACTGACAATCCATGAACTAACTTGAGCTAACACACCAAAAGCCAACATAATCGCAAGTATTTCAACTAGCCAAGACAATTCTGGATGACCTTTTAAAATGAGAACTTCAAACGCTTGAATGACCCCACTATTAAGAGATAGATGTTTAACCGGTACAACCATTGAAACAGTCGTGCCACCAATAGTACTTAATACGATTCCTGTAATAACTAAGTAAATCATCATTAACGGATAATTCTTTTGTGGATTATCAAGTGATTTAATATGTGAGGCGGATGCTTCCACTCCAACATAAGCTAAAATAAAGGTCACTAAAGATGAAAATGTCTGCTTATTAGGAAAAAATGACTTATCTAAAAATGAATGTGTTACAGCATGACCTGTAGCAACATATTTAATGGTAAAAATCAGTAGAACTGTAACTGGAATAATAATCCCAATTACAAATCCAGCTTTTGCAATTTGAGATGTGGTTTTTGTCCCTTTAAATTGTAAAAATGTTAATAACCAAAAAATTAAAACTACCACTAAAAATTTAATGAGCTTATTATCATTCATCTCTGGAAACTTCAGTGCATATGATAAAGCCCCTATGATAAAATAACTCATCGTCACAAAACCAACTGTGATTTGAAACCACTGGAAGAAAATAGCCGCAAAGCCAAATTTTTCCCCTAAAGTTTTACCTACCCATCCAAAAATTCCTCCTCCATCAAATGCCTCTACAGTACCAATTTCTGCTGCACATAAGGCAACTGGTAAAAACCAGAATAGACCACATACTAATAAGAAAAAAATAAGTGTCTTCCCCGATTCAGCGAACGTTGGGTACTCATAGACTGTGATAAATAACGAAGCCGTCATGGCAAAAAAACTGAATAAAGATAATTTTTTTGTATTCTGCATGATTTAAATCCTCTCTACTAAACATTAGAAATAATTGATTTGTTAAATCTCTTTACAATACGTCAAATATCAAATAGCATTGTAAGTGCTGATATTATTAACCTATCTTCTATCTCTATAGCAACGATAAGTATATCGCTTAATTCATACTTAACTTAGAACATCTAATGAAAAGAAAACTAAAAAACTTTGATTTTATTGACCTAAAATCAATTTTTATGCGAATTGTCTTTTTTTATAAAACAGATTATACTTGTTTCATTAGTATGTCTGATTTATTTTCTTGAAAGGAATGAAATCATTGATTGATTTATTACTTGAACCCAAAATAAAAATGACTATCTCTGTCATTAATATCATTTACAATCATTACGATTGGACACAAACGTCCTACCTATCTAAAGAATTAGCAATCTCTGAAAGGACAGTCCAACATTACATAAAAGATATTTTAGAAAGAAAAAAAGAGTATGATTTAATAACAGAAAATCAACTTTCTATTGATTATCTAAAAATTAAAGGAATAAAAATTACTGACTATTCAAATGACTTTGAAGATTTTAAAAAATTCGTGGTTCAAAGTAGTCAAACTATGATCCTATTAAACGACATCATTAATCAACGAATCGTCTCCGTAACAAACTATTGCCAAATACATTTTTTAAGTGAAACAACAGTTAGAAAAAATCTCAAACGAATTAGAGAAGCCTGTCACGTTTATGGAATTGATTTAGTTCATTTAAAATTAGTTGGTGACGAACGTAAAATAAGATATTTCATTGCTTTATTTGATACAATGGTTAGTCGAAATGCTTATTTTTTACTCGACGGTATAAATTATGAGGAACTAAAACAGAACTTTGATGATTTTTTAAAAAAAGCAAATTTTCAAATATCTGATGTTAAAAAGCAAAAAACGATCAATATTTTTTTAATTCATTTACAGCGAATTGGTTTCAATCAACTTATTATCATTAGTGATAAATTCAATCGCTTTCTAGCTTCTCATCCTATCTATCCTTATGTTGAAGAATTATTCCATCATTATTACGTTTTTAATCAAAAAGAAATTGCTTATTTTTTCTATATTATGACACTTGATGAAGAGCTAAATAGAAAACAGAACACCAATCTTGTTTACAATTTTTTTAATGAAAATCAATTAGAACTAATGACAATAACTGATTTAATTTTTTGTGATTTATTTCCATTATTTCGCCCCTTATCAGATGAGGATATTTACTTAATGAAGAGAGATATTTTCTATACTAGTTTTGTTACAATGGTATTTAATCAATTGGTATTCGAATATAAATATGGTGTCACTGTTCACTATGATTTAGAACAATACCCTATCATCACTGCAAAATTTACAAAGGTTATCAAAAAACATTTGATTGAAACAGGCTTTATATCGAATAGTCAACTAACGATTCTTTTACAACAATATTTTTTTCGTTTTCTTTATTTTGTTGATTCAAAACACCTATATAAAGTCGTATCGATTCATATAGAACCAGCATTTGACTATCTGCACCAAAAGCAAATGAAAGAATATTTGGATTTATATTTTAATCATCAAATAAACTATCAAGACTCTTACTCAAAAGAGCGGACAGATATTGTCTTAACTCCGTTTCATGAAACAAGTGAACATTCGCTCTACACAGGTACACCCATTATTATGGTAAAATTTCCACTTAACCTAACCTTTCTTCAAAAAGTAGAGACCATCATTAAAGAAAAACAAAAAAAAGACGAAGAATGAATTCATTCTCCGCCTTTTTCTTTTGCGTACTGTTCAATGACTGCTTCAATTTCTAATAATATGGGATGTGTCAGATAATCTTTTTTTAAAAAATAAAATAAACGTTTATAATTCACACCCAATTCTTGATATGGCATATGTTTAGAAACTGACACACGTGAAATAATACTTTTTCCAATACCTTTTTCAAGTAATCTCACAATCATTTCATTATTTTTTACACATAAACGCTTTGGTTGAATATTTTCTTGTAAAAAATAACGCTTGGTATAATGATATACACCTGAAATATCTTCCCGGCACAACCACAGATCACTCTCAAGATTACCAGCAATCACCAACTCATCTGTTAAAAACTCTTTTCGACATACAGGACCTGTTTCCAATGGTTTTTCAATAAATCCAAAATGCGCTCGATGCTGTAAGACATTTTCCAGAACTTCTTCGGAATTATGCATATCAAGTTCAAAATATACTTCAGGAAATCTCTTAACTAACCGACTCATTAAATCAGGTAAGTAATAGATAGAAAAAGTATTCGATGCACTAATAACACATTTTACTGGATTATTTCCAACCTGTTTAATCAATCTCTTGGTTTCTAACCAGTCATCTTCTAAATTTAATAGCCTTGTATACAGGATAGTTGCTTCTTTTGTTGGAGACATCTCCTGTTTCGTTTTTCTAATAAACAATTTACAATTTAGTTCTTCTTCTAATTGTTTCATTTGACTAGAAACAGCCGGTTGTGAAATGAATAAATTTTCAGCCGCTTTTGTAAAGTTTCTCGTCTCGTATGCTTCTTTAAATGTTAAAAACAATTTAAACATCTTTACACCTACTATTTGTTTTTGTAATAGTTAATATTCTAACTATTTATTTTTAAAATGTAAACTAAACCAGTATAATCAAATTATGTTAACTTTGGAGGAATGAATATGAAACAATTGAAACAAACTATCTACCCTGGTCTTCTCTTATCCCTAGCGATTGCTAGCGTATCAAAAATACTCGCCATATGGTTACCTTCACTCGGAGCTGGAACCATTGCTATTTTATTAGGTATTTTATTAGGAAATCTTTTTTTTAATCAATCAGTTTGGCAAAAGGGAACTAAATTTTCAGAAAAAACACTATTGGAATTATCCATTGTTCTACTTGGAACTACCGTAACCTTTCAAACTATTGTACAAATTGGGGGTTCTGGTATTCTATTTATTATGTGTCAAATGACACTAACGATTCTATCAGCTTACTTTATTGGAAAAAAATTAAAATTTAACCAGACGATGTCATTGCTGATGGCAGGAGGAAATGCTGTATGTGGTTCATCAGCTATTGGTGCAATCGCACCAGAAATTGGGGCTAAAGATAAAGAAAAAGGACAAATTATTACCTTAGTCAATTTATTAGGAACTGTGATGATGCTGACTCTTCCTATTATTGGTGGTACAGTTTTTACAGATAATGTGATGGCAAAAAGTGCTTTAATCGGTGGAACGCTTCAATCAGTCGGTCAAGTTATTGCCAGTGCCAATATGGTTAGTTCACAAGTTGTAGAAATGGCAACTTTATTTAAAATTTTACGGATCATGTTCTTAGTGATTGTTGTATTTGCTTTTGGAAAAATTGCTAACCAATCAACAGACAACAACCTAGCAATACAAGAAAAGGCTAAGAAAAAATTTCCGCTTCCTTGGTATATCATTGGCTTTATCATTTGTTGTGTCTTAAATAGTGTCATTCATTTTCCAACTATATTAAGCCAAACAACGCACTCAATTAGTGGCTGGTTTGAAATTACTGCTTTAGCAGCTATTGGATTACGGATTAACGCAAAAGAATTTTTTAAAGAAGGCCCTCGATTTTTAGCGTATGCTGGAAGTGTAGGAATTGTTCAAACGATTGTTGCCATTACTTTAATAAAATTATTATCCATTTAACAGATAAAAAGCAAGCCCTAAAATCAATAGGAGCTTGCTTTTTGATTTAAATAATTGTCGCACCAAGCGTATTTTTAAAATGGCCTAAAGCCCATTTATGACCAACTTGATCAAAGCTTTGGACAGCTTTTTCATGAATTACAATATTGTATCCTAAATTATAAGCATCGATAGCGGTATGTAACACACAAATATCTGTACACACCCCTACTAAATGAAGTGTATCAATTTTTCTTTCTCTTAATCGAATGTCTAAATCTGTGCCACTAAAGGCTGAATAGTGACGTTTATCTATCCAATACACCGTATCTTTTCCCTTATTTTGTTGATACACGTCATTTAATCCTTGATACAATTCTCTTCCTTTTGTTCCAAAAATATTATGAGGAGGAAATAAATTATTCTCTGGATGATACTTATCTGTGTCATCATGACAATCAATAGCAAAAACAATGTAATTTCCATCGTCAATAAATTGGTTAGTTAAACGGACCATCTCTGTTTCAATGGCTTGACCGAATTCACCAGTCGTTAATTTCCCATCACTTGCAACAAAATCATTTGTATAATCTATTGATATCAAAGCTCCCATGTCTTCACTCCTTAGTTTATTTGTTTCACTAATTCAATGACCATTTCAGCAGATTTTTTTCCTGCTTCAATAATAAACTCATCAAAATTTACACTAGCATTTTCATCGCCTACATCACTAATTGCACGAATCACAACAAATGGGCACTTATATTGATGCGCCACTTGAGCAATCGCCGCGCCTTCCATCTCATTAGCTAAAACATCAGGAAAATGTTTTTTTATGTGGGCTATTTGTTCTTGACTATGGACAAATGTATCTCCTGAAACAATCAACCCAATGCGTGTTGCTAATTGTTTATCCTCAGCTACTTTTATCGCTACACTCATGAGTTGATTACTTGCTTCATAAAATAATGGCATCTGTGGCATTTGCCCATATTCATAACCAAACGCTGTAACGTCCGAATCAAAATAAGCTAATTTATCAGAAATGACAATATCTCCAATTGATAAACCTTTACCAATACCACCAGCAGATCCTGAATTAATTAAACAATCAACATGATAATGACTAATTAGTAACGTCGCTGTTAACCCAGCTAAAACTTTGCCAATACCTGATTGTGTTACTACAATCTCATGTGTTCCAATACTCCCTGAATAAAATGACACACCTGCTTCATGCCATTCTTTTTTATTTTCTAGTTGGTTTTTTAATAACACAACTTCTTGTTCCATTGCCCCAATGATTCCAATTTTCATACATAAACTCCCTTACAGTTTAAAAATAGCATACAACATAATGACTAATAATATGACGATAATCACAATCGCTCTGTTTAACCATGCATTACGTTGTTCGTTTTTATTATGCTCTCTTACACGACTTCTTGTTAAAATTTGTTGTGACTTTGTTTCTGCTTTCTTTTGTTTTTCTTTCGACATGATAAACTCCTTATTTCATTTGCATTTCCCATAATAGAATAGCATATAATGTCTTAGCATCACAAATTGTACCAAGACGAATGTGTTCTTTCACTTCCTCTAAAGATAACTCCACAATATCTAAAAATTCATCCTCATCTCTTGGTAAAGGATTATCGGCTTTTTTGATACCATTAGCTTGAAATAGGACCATTCTTTCATTACAAAAACCTGGAGATGTAACAAAATCAGCCACTTCAACCATTGAATCACATTGATAAAAGGTTTCTTCCTCTAATTCACGCTTAGCTGTTTCTAACGGGTTATCTTCATATGCTTCAATTTTTCCTGCTGGTATTTCTAAAATACTTTTTTCTATTGCTTTACGAAACTGTTTGACTAACACAATGCGATTCATCGGTGTAATGGCTAAAATACCAACTGCTCCATTATGAAAAACCAGTTCACGTTTCGATTTTTTTCCATTAGGTAATTCAACAGTATCAACACACACATCAATCACTGATCCTTTGAATACCTCTTTTCTTTCGA
This window encodes:
- a CDS encoding NUDIX hydrolase — translated: MKDKFNEKTLERKEVFKGSVIDVCVDTVELPNGKKSKRELVFHNGAVGILAITPMNRIVLVKQFRKAIEKSILEIPAGKIEAYEDNPLETAKRELEEETFYQCDSMVEVADFVTSPGFCNERMVLFQANGIKKADNPLPRDEDEFLDIVELSLEEVKEHIRLGTICDAKTLYAILLWEMQMK